GGCTTCCACGAGCTGACCGTGCGCGTCGGCGACTACTCGGGGCAGGTGGCGAACATCGCCGAGATCCCGGTGGTCTTCCTTTGCGACTACGCGGTGGGCGCCGAAGGCTCGGTGGGCGGGATCTCGTTCCCGGTGCCCAACGGCATCTACGGCGGTTCGGCGGTCACCTTCACCGGTTGGGCGCTCGATTGGCAAGGGATCGACCGGGTGCGGATCTTCGTCGACGGACTCGAGCTGGGCGACGCCACTTACGGGCTCGTCTACCCCGGGCTGAACCTCTACTACCCGGGCTATCCCGATACGCCGGCAGGCGGCTGGTCGTTCACCTGGGATGCCACGCGCTACGCGGACGGCGTCCACACCCTCCAAGTCGTGGCGCGCGACGAGCTCGGCGCCGACACGGTGATCGGTGAGGTGACCTTCCTCACCGACTCCTACTTCGGCGGAGGCGGCGGGCACTGACGTCCGCGACCTGCGCCGACGCAGGTCAAGAGCATTCGCGATTCGGGCCGGGCCCTTCGGGTCCCGGCCCTTTCGTTTTTCCGGGGAACGTCGCTGTCGCGGGCGCGCCGTACTCTTGGATCGAACGGGGTTGACCCGAGGCGTCGGGCCGAGCGGCCCCGGGTCGAGGTGGCTCCGTGCCCCTCGATGGGCGAGCCCGCGTCGAAACGGCGAGGTCGCGGCGGCCGCTCGGCGTCGCGTGCGCACGCGCTGCGTCGAGAGGAAGGCGGCCTGTTCCGAGCTGGCGAAGGGGCCAGGGTCAGCGCCAGCGTGCGAGTCCCGGGCGAGCGCTGCCGCGAGGTCTCGAGATGCGGGTTGCGTGCCCGGGCTTCGAGAAGCCGCGGGGCTCGGCTCAGCGCACGGAGGCGGTGCGGGACGTCGCTCCGGGGCGGCCGATCGCTTCGCGCCGGGCCAGCAGCTCGGCAGCCCGGTCGAACTGACGCAGGGCGGTTTGCACCTGCGCGTCGCCTTCGGCGAGCGCGGCGTGCGCTGCCTCGAGCCCGAATGCGGAGCTCAGGACGTCGGCGCGCAGTTGGCGGAGCGCCGCGGCGCGCGTTGCCTCGTCGGCGAGGCCGTGTGCGACGTCCTCGGCCGAGTCCACCTTCTGCTCGACGACCCAGCGCTGGAACTCGTCGAGGAGGGCGGCCTCGGGGCGCCAGTCGCGGGACGGGACCGGCCGCCTGCCCTGGAGCTCGATGGCGAAATTGAAGAAGGCGTTGTGCGCCAGCAGGAACTGGGCGTACTCGGGAAGCTCCGTGGGCTCGACCACCAGGTCGGGCGTGATGCCGCCGCCGCCGTACACCTTGCGACCGAGGTCGGTGCTGAACTCCTCGGCGGGTGCTACCGGCTTCGGCAGGTGTTCGGCGGAGGTCCCGGTCGCTTCGTCGGCCTCTTCGGAACGTGTGTAGTAGTCCCAGTACGAGCTGTAATCGCGCTGGATCAGACGGCCGGAGGGGGTGTAGTACTTGGCAGTGGTCAGGGCGATGCCGGCGCCGTACGAGAGGTTGTAGACCGTCTGCACGAGCCCCTTGCCCCAGGTCGTGGTGCCGATGACCAGGCCGACGTCATGGTCCTGGATCGCTCCGGACAGGATCTCGGCGGCGGACGCCGTCCCGGTGTTGACGAGGACGATCAGCGGAACGCCGAGATCGGGATGGTCGGCGCCGGCGTTCCAGCTCTGGAAGGCGTCGCGGGTGCGCCCGCGGGTCTCGACGATCTTGGCCCCCGGCGGCAGGAACTGATCGGCGACTTCGATCGCCTGGTCGAGCAGCCCGCCGCCGTTGTTGCGCAGGTCGAGCAGCAGTCGTTTCATTCCCTGCTGGCGCAACTGCGCGAGAGCGCGCGTCACCTCGCCACCGGTCGAGCGCGAAAAATCGCTGATCGACAGGTAGCCGGTCCCCGGAGCGATCATGTAGGCGTAGCGGACGGTGGTCTGGGGGATCTCGGCCCGGGTCACCGTGAACTCGAGCGGCTCGGTGAGTCCGCGCCGGACGATGGCGATCCGGACCTGGGTTCCTTTGGGTCCCTTGAGCTTCTGGACCGCCTCGTCGAGCGACAGTGGCTCGGTCGGCTCGCCGTTGATCGTGCTGATCACGTCGCCGGCACGAATGCCGAGCCGGGACGCCGGGGTCCCCTCGATGGGCGAGATCACGGTGAGCTGGCCGTTGCGCACGCCGACCAGGATGCCGAGCCCGTAGAAACTGCCCTGCTGCCGCTCGCGCATCGAGGAGTAGGCGACCGGAGTCAGGAAGTTGGTGTGCGGATCGAGGGGACGGAGCATCCCCTGGATCGAGGCGAAGGCCAGGTCGCGATGGCTCACCTCGGCGCCGAAGCTGCTCTTGGCGACCGTGACCAGCTCGGTGTAGAGGCGCAGCCGCTGCCGGACCTCGTCGCTCATTGCCAGCAGGCGATTGCCGAACAGTCCGCCCCCGACGAGAGCGACGACGAAAAGGACGAGGGCGGCGCGGCGCCAGGGCTTGCGCATGGCGCGGAGTCTACCATCGGCCCTGTCGCTCCTTGACTTCCCTCCCGCGCGAGCCGATGATTCGCGGCGGACTGCCATGCTCGGATCGATCGGACTACCAGAGCTGCTCTTCATCATGGTCCTCGCCCTCTTGATCTTCGGGCCCAAGCGGTTGCCGGAGATCGGGAAGACGCTGGGCAAGGGACTGTCCGAGTTTCGGCGGGCGACCAACGACCTCAAGCGGACGATCGACACCGAGATCCTCTCCGTGGACGACGACCGGCGGTTGCCGTCCTCGATCCCGCCGGTGTCTCCCCGCCGCCCGCTCGCCACCGAGACGACGGTCGCCGCCGAGCCGTCCGTCCCGACAGCGAGCACGTCGCCCGAGCCTGCTGCGGCTCCGCCGGCAGCGCCGGTCGAGTCCGAGGCGAGCGACGCGGCGCCGGAGGCGGTCGTCCCGCCGGAGACGCCGCCGGCGTAGGCCGCCCACGTCCGCATGACGCCCACTCTCGAGCCACGCGTGCCTCGCGCGACGGGGGCGCCGCCTCCCGAGCTCCCGCGGATGACCCTGCTCGAACATCTCGAAGAGCTGCGTCGCCGGTTGGTCTGGTCGCTCGCGGCACTGGCGGCCGGGGTGGCGGCGACGCTCGCCTACAGCCCCGAGATCGTCCGCTTCCTGGCCGCGCCGATCTACCGCGTGATGCCGCCGGGAAGCAAGCTCGCCTTCCTCGGGGTCACCGACCCGTTCATGTTGTATTTCAAGGTGGCGCTGCTCGCCGGTGCCTTTCTCGCCTTTCCGGTGATCCTCTGGCAAGTCTGGCTCTTCATCTCGCCCGGCCTCTATCCGAGCGAGCGACGGTGGGCCGGGCCGTTCATCTTCTTCGGCTGGTTCTTCTTCGTGGCGGGCGGGGCGTTCGCCTACTACATCGCCTTTCCCTTCACCGTCGAGTTCCTGCTCGACTTGGGCAAGGACTTCCAGGCGGTGATCACCGCCGATCGCTACTTCAGCTTCCTGATGACGATCGTCCTCGGGCTCGGCCTGATGTTCGAGTTGCCGATCCTCATCGTCCTGCTGGCGGCGATCGGTCTGGTGACACCGCGCTTCCTGTTGCGCCACTTCCGCTGGGCGGTGCTGATCATCTTCGTCGTCTCGGCGATCGTCACGCCGACCTCCGACATCGTGAACCTCTGCCTCTTCGCGGTGCCGACCATCGGGCTCTACCTGCTGGGCATCGCCGGTGCGGCGCTCGTTTCGCGCGCCAAACGCAAGCGGGCGGAAGCGGCAGCTGCCTGAGCGGCAAGCTCGGCCCCCGGCGAGTCGGCCGGGTCCTCGTCGTCAGATGATCTCGAGCGTCGGACGTTCGGCGGCGACCACGTCGCCGACGGCCGCGGCCTGGTGCCCGGATTCGAGCAGCGCGGCGAGCAGCGCGGCGGCGCGCTCGGCGGGCACGGCGATCAACAACCCGCCGGAGGTCTGCGGGTCGAACAACAGCTCGCGGCCAGCGGCGTCGAGTGGCCTGCGGAGGAGGAGATCGTCACCGGCAAATCGGGCGTTGAGCTCCGTGCAGCCGGTCGAGATGCCGTCCGCCACGCAGGCAGCGAAGCCCGGATAGCTCGGCAGGGCGGCGTGCTCGACCTGCAGGGCGACACCGGAGGCTCGAGCGAGGGTCAGCGCGTGGCCCGCGAGTCCGAACCCGGTCACGTCGGTCGCGGCATGGGCGCCGTGTCCGAGCGCGAAGTGCGAGGCGACGTCGTTGAGGCGCTCCATTCCGGCGAGCGCCGGCTCGAGACCGGCCTCGTCGATCTTCTCGGCCTTGAAGGCGTTGACCAGCACGCCCGTGCCGAGCGGCTTGGTGAGCAGGAGGCGATCCCCGGGACGGGCGCCGGCGTTCGTGAGCAGGCGGGACGGATCGGCGAGTCCGACGACCGCCAGACCGTACTTCAGCTCCTCGTCACGCACCGAGTGGCCGCCGAGCAGCGCGGTGCGGGTCTCGCGCAGGACGTCGGCTGCACCGGCAAGGATCTCCGCGGTCACCTCGTCGGGGACGTAGCGCGGGATCATGCAGAGGTTGAGGGCGAAGATCGGCCGACCTCCCATCGCCCAGACGTCGGAGAGCGAATTCGCGGCAGCGACTCGCCCGAAACGACGCGGGTCGTCGCAGACCGGCATGATGAAGTCGGCAGTCGCCACGAGCCCGCGGTCGTCGAGCCGGAACACACCGGCATCGTCGCCGGTCTCGGGACCGACAATCACCTCGTCCATCCGGTTCGCCCGGAGGAGAGGACCGAGCAGCGAAGACAGGTCCCCCGGACCGATCTTGCCCGCTCAACCCCCGCTGGTGGCCGCGTTGCTCAGTCGGAACTTCCTGCGCCAGAACGCCATGGGCGCATTCTACGGGGAAGCGGTGGGGAGCTGACCGCTCGCCGGCGGTTTCGTCCGCCAGCGGCGGTGGAACCAGACCCACTGCTCGGGACGGCGTCGCACCTGACGTTCGATCGCCGCCGTGAGCGCGGCGGTCGCCACGACCGGGTCGGTTGGCAACGGTCCTGTCGGCTCGATGGTGACCTGATGGTGGCCGTCGTCCTGTCGTTCGATGAAGGCGGTGACGACCGCGGCGTCGAAACGCAGGGCAAGGTCGGCCGCGCCGAGGGGGGTGAAGGCGGGCCGTCCGAAAAACGGCACCCAGTCGCCGTCGACGCGGGTGTCCTGGTCGATCAACATGCCGATTCCGCCACTGCCGCGAACGGCACGCAAGAGGGCGCGCGCCGATCCCGCTTCGCCGCGTTGGATCGTCGTCGAGCCGAAGCGAGCGCGCAAGGAGAGCAGCAGGCGATCGAGATACGGATCCTCGAGCCGCCGGGCGACGACATGGAGCGGCAGGCCGCGACAGCCCAGCCAGGCGGCGAGGAGCTCCCAGTTGCCGCAGTGGCCGGTCACCACGAGGACCGGACGGCCCTGCCGCTTGGCCTCGTCGATCGCTTCCCAACCGGTCGACGCCACGCGCCGCAGGACGCTGGCGCTCTCCTTGTCGGCGAGGTGAAGGCACTCGGCGAGGGTCGTTCCGAGATGATCGAAGGTCGCGCGGGCGATGTCGCGGCGCCGCCTCGCGTCGAGCTCGGGAAAGGCCAGCGCGAGGTGATCGAGCGCCCGGCGACGGTCGCGGCGCGAGAGATGCCAGAGCAAGCGCCCCAGGCCGGCGCCGGTGGCCTGCGCCTCCTCCCACGACAGGTCGCGGAAGAACGCGGTCAGCAGCCAGGCGAGCGGGCGGAGCAACAGGCGGTCGCGCCACGCGTGACGCGTCCGAGACGGAGTGGCCAAGCCGCTCACCCGCCGCGCGAAGCGCCGGACCACTGGGCGACGAGCGACTCCCAGCTGCCGCGAGCGCGCAGCAGCCATTCGACCGCTTCGCGTACCGCTCCCTGTCCCCCCGGCGAACCGAGCACCCGGTCGACCGCCGAGCGGACCTCGGGGACGGCATCGGCCGGACAGAAGGAGAGCCCGGCGCGGTGGATCACCGGCAGATCGGGCAGGTCGTCGCCGATGTAGGCGACGCGCTCGGGGCGCGTGGCATGGGCCGTCAGGAAGCTGTTGTAGGAGCGCAGCTTGTCGTCGCGTCCCATCATCACCGCGTCGAGGTCGAGCTCGGCGGCCCGCCGACCGAGAGCCGCCGAGCGGCGCGAGGAGAGCAGACCCACGCGGACGCCGGCTCGCCGGGCGATCTGCATCCCGAGACCGTCGCGCACGTGGAAGACCTTGAGCGCCTCGCCCGAGCCGCTGTAGTAGAGCCGTCCGTCGGTCAGGACCCCGTCGACGTCGAGCAACAGCCAGTCGATCAGCTGTGCGCGCCGCACGGCACGGATGTCGAACTCGGCCGCTCCTGGAGAGCCTGTCTTCATCGCCTTGCCTCCTGACTTAGAAGAGCTCGAGGCCCCAGAGGTCGTGCAGGTGGACGACCCCCTCGAGCCGGCCGTCGCCTGCGCAGACGAAGAGCGAGGTGATGCGGTGCTCCTCCATCTTGCGCAGCGCAGCCGACGCGAGCTCGTCGCCGTCGATGGTGCGCGGCTGCGTGTGCATGCACTCGCCCGCGCTCTTGCGCAGCAGGGCCTCGTCCTGCTCGAGCAGTCGTCGCAGGTCGCCGTCGGAGATCACCCCGGCGAGGCGCCCGGCGGCGTCGACGACGCCAGTGATGCCGAGCCGCTTGCGCGACATCTCGTAGATCGCCTCGCGCATCGGCGTCTCGAGGTTGACGCTCGGCAGGTCGTCGCCGGCGTGCATGAGCTGGCGAACCTTGAGCAGCTGCTTGCCGAGCTGACCGCCGGGATGGAGGCGGGCGAAATCCTCGGGGGTGAAGCCGCGCGCCTCCATGAGCGCCATGGCGAGTGCGTCGCCGAGGGCGAGCGTGGCGGTCGTCGAGGCGGTCGGCGCGAGATTGAGCGGGCAGGCCTCTTTGTCGATCGCCGCAGCGAGATGCGCGTCGGCATGGCGGGCGAGCGGGCTCTCCCGGTTGCCGGTGATCGCCACCAGCGGCACGCCGAGCCGCTGGACGGTCTCGACCAGGCGCAACAACTCTTCGGTGGTCCCGGAGAAGCTCGCGGCGAGGACGACATCGCCCTCGACGATCATCCCGAGGTCGCCGTGGATCGCCTCGGCGGGGTGAAGGAAGAAGGACGGCGTGCCGGTCGACGCGAGCGTCGCCGCCACCTTCTGCAGCACCAGGCCGCTCTTTCCCATCCCCGTGCAGACGACTCGTCCGCGCGCGCCGAGGAGCAGTGCCACCGCCCGGTCGAACGAGTCGTCGAGCTGCGGCAGCAGGCCGACGATCGCCGCCGCTTCGATGCGGAGGACCTCCTCGGCGACGGCGCGCGACGAGCGCTGGTCGCTCACCCCGGACCTCCCGCGGCTCGCACCGTCCGTCGCACGGCAAGGGCCGCGGCCAGCAGGCGCTCTGCCCGCTCCGGGCGAAGCTGGGTTTCGCGGTCGGAGAGCGCCTGCGCCGGGTCGGGATGGACCTCGAGGAAGAGTCCGTCGGCGCCGGCGGCCACCGCCGCGAGGGCCAGCGGTTCGGCGAACTCGCGCTGACCGCCGCTGCCGTCGGCTGCCGCGCCGGGGAGCTGGAGCGAATGCGTCACGTCGTAGACGCAGGGGATGCCGTCGCGATGCAGCAGGGCGAAGGAGCGCATGTCGACGACCAGGTTGTGGTAGCCGAACGAGGCGCCACGCTCGGTGACGAAAACGCGTTCGTTGCCGGCGGTGCGCACCTTGTCGCAGATCCGGCGCATGTCGTCCGGGGCCATGAACTGGCCCTTCTTGACGTTGACCGCCCGTCCGGTGCGGGCCGCCGCCTCGACGAGGTCGGTCTGGCGGCAGAGGAAGGCGGGGATCTGCAAGACGTCGCAGACCGCCGCCGCCTTCTCGCACTGCCAGGGCTCGTGCACGTCGGTGAGCAAGGGCAGACCGGTCTCGCGGCCGACGGTGGCGAGCCAGGCGAGGCCCGGTTCGAGCCCGGGACCGCGAGCGGCGCCGGCAACGCTGCGGTTCGCCTTGTCGAAGGAGGCCTTGAGCACGATCGGCAGGGCGAGTCGCCGCGAGATCGCTGCCAGCTCGCGCGCGACGGCGCGGAGCAGCTCTTCGCTCTCCGCCAGGCAGGGTCCGGCGATCACCGGAAAGCTGTCGCCGCCGACCGCGACGCCTGGCGCGAGCGCGAAGCCCTCGGTCATCGGGCGACCTCGTGGGTGGGCGACGCGGTCGCCGCCGAGATGCCGGCGGCCTCCCGCCGCTGCCGCTCGGCGAGCGCCGCGCCGATGTAGGAGACGAAGAGCGGATGCGGGTCCCAAGGCTTCGAACGATACTCGGGATGAAACTGGCAGCCGAGGAACCAGGGGTGATCGGAGAGCTCGACCATCTCGACGAACTTGCCGTCGGGGCTCATTCCGGAGACGACGAGGCCGTGATCGACGAGCAACTGAAGGAACTTCTGGTTGACCTC
This genomic window from Holophagales bacterium contains:
- a CDS encoding lysophospholipid acyltransferase family protein; translation: MATPSRTRHAWRDRLLLRPLAWLLTAFFRDLSWEEAQATGAGLGRLLWHLSRRDRRRALDHLALAFPELDARRRRDIARATFDHLGTTLAECLHLADKESASVLRRVASTGWEAIDEAKRQGRPVLVVTGHCGNWELLAAWLGCRGLPLHVVARRLEDPYLDRLLLSLRARFGSTTIQRGEAGSARALLRAVRGSGGIGMLIDQDTRVDGDWVPFFGRPAFTPLGAADLALRFDAAVVTAFIERQDDGHHQVTIEPTGPLPTDPVVATAALTAAIERQVRRRPEQWVWFHRRWRTKPPASGQLPTASP
- a CDS encoding S41 family peptidase produces the protein MRKPWRRAALVLFVVALVGGGLFGNRLLAMSDEVRQRLRLYTELVTVAKSSFGAEVSHRDLAFASIQGMLRPLDPHTNFLTPVAYSSMRERQQGSFYGLGILVGVRNGQLTVISPIEGTPASRLGIRAGDVISTINGEPTEPLSLDEAVQKLKGPKGTQVRIAIVRRGLTEPLEFTVTRAEIPQTTVRYAYMIAPGTGYLSISDFSRSTGGEVTRALAQLRQQGMKRLLLDLRNNGGGLLDQAIEVADQFLPPGAKIVETRGRTRDAFQSWNAGADHPDLGVPLIVLVNTGTASAAEILSGAIQDHDVGLVIGTTTWGKGLVQTVYNLSYGAGIALTTAKYYTPSGRLIQRDYSSYWDYYTRSEEADEATGTSAEHLPKPVAPAEEFSTDLGRKVYGGGGITPDLVVEPTELPEYAQFLLAHNAFFNFAIELQGRRPVPSRDWRPEAALLDEFQRWVVEQKVDSAEDVAHGLADEATRAAALRQLRADVLSSAFGLEAAHAALAEGDAQVQTALRQFDRAAELLARREAIGRPGATSRTASVR
- a CDS encoding KpsF/GutQ family sugar-phosphate isomerase, producing the protein MSDQRSSRAVAEEVLRIEAAAIVGLLPQLDDSFDRAVALLLGARGRVVCTGMGKSGLVLQKVAATLASTGTPSFFLHPAEAIHGDLGMIVEGDVVLAASFSGTTEELLRLVETVQRLGVPLVAITGNRESPLARHADAHLAAAIDKEACPLNLAPTASTTATLALGDALAMALMEARGFTPEDFARLHPGGQLGKQLLKVRQLMHAGDDLPSVNLETPMREAIYEMSRKRLGITGVVDAAGRLAGVISDGDLRRLLEQDEALLRKSAGECMHTQPRTIDGDELASAALRKMEEHRITSLFVCAGDGRLEGVVHLHDLWGLELF
- the tatC gene encoding twin-arginine translocase subunit TatC, with the translated sequence MTLLEHLEELRRRLVWSLAALAAGVAATLAYSPEIVRFLAAPIYRVMPPGSKLAFLGVTDPFMLYFKVALLAGAFLAFPVILWQVWLFISPGLYPSERRWAGPFIFFGWFFFVAGGAFAYYIAFPFTVEFLLDLGKDFQAVITADRYFSFLMTIVLGLGLMFELPILIVLLAAIGLVTPRFLLRHFRWAVLIIFVVSAIVTPTSDIVNLCLFAVPTIGLYLLGIAGAALVSRAKRKRAEAAAA
- the tatA gene encoding twin-arginine translocase TatA/TatE family subunit, which encodes MLGSIGLPELLFIMVLALLIFGPKRLPEIGKTLGKGLSEFRRATNDLKRTIDTEILSVDDDRRLPSSIPPVSPRRPLATETTVAAEPSVPTASTSPEPAAAPPAAPVESEASDAAPEAVVPPETPPA
- the selD gene encoding selenide, water dikinase SelD; translated protein: MGPGDLSSLLGPLLRANRMDEVIVGPETGDDAGVFRLDDRGLVATADFIMPVCDDPRRFGRVAAANSLSDVWAMGGRPIFALNLCMIPRYVPDEVTAEILAGAADVLRETRTALLGGHSVRDEELKYGLAVVGLADPSRLLTNAGARPGDRLLLTKPLGTGVLVNAFKAEKIDEAGLEPALAGMERLNDVASHFALGHGAHAATDVTGFGLAGHALTLARASGVALQVEHAALPSYPGFAACVADGISTGCTELNARFAGDDLLLRRPLDAAGRELLFDPQTSGGLLIAVPAERAAALLAALLESGHQAAAVGDVVAAERPTLEII
- a CDS encoding HAD hydrolase family protein encodes the protein MKTGSPGAAEFDIRAVRRAQLIDWLLLDVDGVLTDGRLYYSGSGEALKVFHVRDGLGMQIARRAGVRVGLLSSRRSAALGRRAAELDLDAVMMGRDDKLRSYNSFLTAHATRPERVAYIGDDLPDLPVIHRAGLSFCPADAVPEVRSAVDRVLGSPGGQGAVREAVEWLLRARGSWESLVAQWSGASRGG
- the kdsA gene encoding 3-deoxy-8-phosphooctulonate synthase, giving the protein MTEGFALAPGVAVGGDSFPVIAGPCLAESEELLRAVARELAAISRRLALPIVLKASFDKANRSVAGAARGPGLEPGLAWLATVGRETGLPLLTDVHEPWQCEKAAAVCDVLQIPAFLCRQTDLVEAAARTGRAVNVKKGQFMAPDDMRRICDKVRTAGNERVFVTERGASFGYHNLVVDMRSFALLHRDGIPCVYDVTHSLQLPGAAADGSGGQREFAEPLALAAVAAGADGLFLEVHPDPAQALSDRETQLRPERAERLLAAALAVRRTVRAAGGPG